One genomic segment of Peribacillus sp. FSL H8-0477 includes these proteins:
- a CDS encoding carbohydrate ABC transporter permease — protein sequence MKTKKGMSAETAYRLFIYVALITLAISIIIPVAWVFLASIKQNSEFYGSPWEMPNGFYFQNFIDAFQKANMGTYMLNSVMVTALALIILLVVALPAAYVLARYTFRGSNFMNGLFKAGLFINVNYIVVPIFLMLLNGDTFFREQFGDGFLLDNLFVLAVAYAATALPFTIYLLSSYFQSLPSSYEEAALVDGAGYFKTMILIMIPMARPSIIAVILFNFLSFWNEYIIALTLIPGPNKTLTVGLMNLMAAQKSAANYGQMYAGMVLVMLPTLILYILVQKKLTQGMTLGGLKD from the coding sequence ATGAAAACAAAAAAAGGAATGAGTGCAGAAACAGCTTATCGGTTGTTTATCTATGTCGCACTAATTACATTAGCTATCTCGATAATTATCCCTGTAGCATGGGTTTTCTTAGCTTCAATAAAGCAAAACTCGGAATTTTACGGAAGTCCATGGGAGATGCCAAATGGGTTCTATTTTCAGAATTTTATAGATGCATTCCAAAAGGCAAACATGGGTACCTACATGTTAAACTCCGTCATGGTGACGGCTTTAGCCCTGATTATTTTATTGGTTGTTGCTCTTCCAGCTGCCTATGTATTGGCCAGATATACCTTTAGAGGAAGTAACTTCATGAATGGTTTGTTCAAAGCGGGATTATTTATCAATGTGAACTATATTGTCGTACCGATCTTCTTAATGTTATTAAACGGGGATACCTTCTTCCGAGAGCAATTTGGGGATGGTTTCTTATTAGACAATTTATTTGTGTTAGCAGTGGCATATGCTGCAACAGCATTACCTTTCACAATATATTTGTTATCCAGCTATTTTCAATCACTTCCTTCGAGTTATGAAGAAGCAGCGTTGGTTGATGGAGCCGGATATTTCAAAACCATGATTTTGATAATGATTCCGATGGCGAGACCAAGTATTATAGCCGTTATATTATTTAATTTTCTTTCCTTTTGGAATGAATACATAATTGCTTTAACCTTAATTCCAGGTCCCAATAAAACATTAACTGTTGGACTCATGAACTTAATGGCAGCACAAAAATCTGCTGCTAATTATGGTCAGATGTATGCAGGAATGGTACTGGTCATGCTGCCAACCTTGATTTTATACATACTAGTACAAAAGAAATTAACACAAGGAATGACCCTTGGTGGATTAAAGGACTAA
- a CDS encoding carbohydrate ABC transporter substrate-binding protein has product MKKKFLLTGIVALLSVSLLACQSSKVDDSSSGKASGGKETLHVAALESAYGKEMWTKVIDAYEAANPKIEVELTVDKNLEEVISPNMKAGNYPDVVLLATGRKLALTETLIKDQALEDITDVLEMNVFNEEVKVKDKLVPGFTDTLATNPYEDGKTYMAPAFYSPTGLFYNEGLLKEKGWEVPKTWNEMWDLGEKAKAEGISLFTYPTTGYFDAFFYSLLFEVGGPEFYNKAMKYEDGIWESAEATKVFEIIGKLAKYTEPTTVANANDKDFTKNQQLILDNKALFMPNGTWVVGEMGEAPKADGFEWGMTALPAIEDGGDRYAFTFFEQIWIPAAAKNKQAAKEFMTYMYSDEAAAIFAEAGAIQPIEGISEKLTGDNKLFYSIYDSGAIAGMGGFAATDSVEGVSMADTLFGSINSIVTGDKNVDDWKKAVENVSDQLRSALK; this is encoded by the coding sequence ATGAAAAAGAAATTTTTGTTAACTGGTATAGTAGCCTTATTATCTGTTAGTTTACTGGCTTGTCAAAGTAGTAAAGTTGATGATTCTAGCAGTGGAAAAGCCTCCGGTGGAAAGGAAACTCTTCACGTAGCTGCATTGGAATCAGCATATGGTAAAGAAATGTGGACCAAAGTGATTGATGCTTATGAAGCAGCAAATCCGAAGATTGAAGTGGAATTGACGGTAGATAAGAATCTAGAAGAAGTGATAAGTCCGAATATGAAAGCAGGAAATTATCCGGATGTGGTTTTATTAGCTACTGGAAGAAAATTAGCACTAACAGAAACATTAATTAAAGACCAAGCTTTAGAGGATATTACCGATGTTCTAGAGATGAACGTTTTTAATGAGGAGGTCAAAGTTAAGGATAAATTAGTTCCTGGTTTTACTGATACCCTGGCAACAAATCCTTATGAAGATGGTAAAACGTATATGGCGCCGGCGTTCTATAGTCCAACTGGGCTGTTTTATAATGAAGGGTTGTTAAAAGAAAAAGGGTGGGAAGTACCGAAGACCTGGAATGAGATGTGGGACTTAGGGGAGAAAGCGAAGGCAGAAGGAATTTCCTTATTTACGTACCCTACAACCGGTTACTTCGATGCCTTTTTCTATTCCTTACTTTTCGAAGTAGGAGGACCCGAATTCTACAATAAAGCGATGAAATATGAAGATGGTATTTGGGAATCTGCAGAAGCAACGAAAGTATTTGAAATTATCGGAAAATTGGCGAAATATACAGAACCTACAACGGTTGCCAATGCCAATGACAAGGACTTTACAAAAAATCAACAATTGATTCTCGATAATAAGGCACTTTTCATGCCAAATGGGACATGGGTTGTTGGCGAAATGGGTGAAGCACCAAAAGCTGATGGTTTTGAATGGGGAATGACTGCTTTACCAGCAATTGAAGATGGTGGAGACCGTTACGCATTTACGTTCTTCGAACAAATATGGATTCCAGCAGCAGCTAAAAATAAACAAGCGGCTAAGGAGTTCATGACATATATGTATTCAGATGAAGCAGCTGCTATTTTTGCAGAAGCCGGTGCGATTCAGCCAATTGAAGGAATCTCTGAAAAACTAACGGGTGACAATAAACTTTTCTATAGTATATATGATTCAGGAGCAATAGCTGGTATGGGCGGCTTTGCAGCAACGGATTCTGTAGAGGGTGTCAGCATGGCAGATACGTTATTTGGTTCTATTAATAGCATTGTAACGGGTGATAAAAATGTAGATGACTGGAAAAAGGCAGTCGAAAATGTCAGTGATCAATTGCGCTCTGCATTAAAATAA
- the ltrA gene encoding group II intron reverse transcriptase/maturase: MELLEQILSNQNMNEAYLRVYKNKGASGVDGITVDELKQYLKENKDELRQRIRTRKYQPQAALRVEIPKENGKMRKLGIPTVVDRVVQQAIHQVLSPIFEKQFSEYSYGFRPKRSCEMAIIKSLEFLNDGHDWVVDIDLERFFDTVHHDKLMRFISNTIKDGDVISLIRKYLISGVMINGKYEDTPVGTPQGGNLSPLLSNIMLNELDKELDKRGLRFVRYADDALIFVKSEKAATRVMSSIVRFIEEKLGLIVNAEKSRISRPKELKFLGFGYYYDSKNEIYRVKPHSTSIQKFQRKLRQLTKRNWSISLDYRILKLKQVIFGWVNYFRISSMKEAIKRIDMKLRSRIRVIIWKQWKITRKQIKSLIQLGIPEEEAKGLTFCRKGFRYIGLSKVVQRAISNKRLKQRGLPSALEHYLKVHTVI; the protein is encoded by the coding sequence GTGGAACTTTTAGAACAGATTCTAAGTAATCAAAATATGAATGAAGCCTACTTGCGTGTCTATAAAAATAAAGGTGCTAGTGGGGTCGATGGAATAACGGTCGATGAACTGAAGCAATATCTGAAAGAGAACAAAGATGAGCTACGTCAGCGCATCAGAACAAGAAAATACCAACCACAAGCTGCCTTAAGAGTGGAAATCCCAAAAGAAAATGGCAAGATGCGCAAGTTGGGAATACCAACAGTAGTGGATAGGGTAGTTCAACAAGCCATTCATCAAGTTCTCAGTCCGATATTTGAAAAGCAATTTAGTGAATACAGTTACGGCTTTAGACCGAAAAGAAGTTGTGAGATGGCAATTATTAAAAGCTTGGAATTTCTAAATGATGGACACGATTGGGTAGTTGACATTGACCTTGAAAGATTCTTCGATACCGTTCATCACGATAAACTGATGCGATTTATATCCAACACAATAAAAGACGGAGATGTCATCTCGTTAATCAGGAAATACTTAATCAGTGGAGTCATGATAAATGGAAAATATGAAGACACACCTGTCGGTACTCCGCAAGGAGGAAACCTCAGCCCATTATTGAGTAACATTATGTTAAACGAACTCGATAAGGAACTAGATAAAAGAGGACTAAGGTTCGTGAGGTACGCAGATGATGCCCTCATCTTTGTGAAAAGTGAAAAAGCAGCGACTCGAGTAATGAGTTCAATCGTGAGATTTATAGAAGAGAAATTAGGTCTTATAGTCAACGCAGAGAAGAGTAGAATTTCACGTCCAAAAGAACTAAAATTCTTAGGATTTGGGTATTATTACGACTCTAAAAACGAGATATACCGAGTGAAACCTCATTCAACCTCCATACAGAAATTCCAAAGGAAGCTTCGACAATTAACAAAGCGGAACTGGAGTATTTCGCTAGACTATCGAATATTGAAACTTAAACAAGTCATATTCGGGTGGGTAAACTACTTCAGAATCTCAAGTATGAAAGAAGCTATAAAGCGAATTGATATGAAGCTTCGCTCCAGAATTAGAGTCATCATCTGGAAGCAATGGAAAATCACAAGGAAACAAATCAAATCGTTAATTCAACTAGGGATACCCGAAGAAGAAGCGAAAGGACTAACGTTCTGTCGGAAAGGTTTCCGGTATATCGGATTATCGAAAGTTGTTCAAAGAGCAATTTCAAACAAAAGACTAAAGCAGAGGGGACTACCCTCTGCTTTAGAACATTATCTAAAAGTACACACTGTAATATAA
- a CDS encoding carbohydrate ABC transporter permease, which yields MNKKKEKRIFIFVCTAPAVILLSIFMIVPTIEVFRMSLYKWGGFSNNKVFVGLDNFKILWNDMNFIRALQNSIVLIVIVTLITMVAAILFATLLTRENMKGNNFFRVIFYIPNILSIVVIAGIFSAIYDPTTGLLNNLLALFNLESLQKMWLGNQKIAIYSIGAALVWQAIGYYMVMYMSSIASIPESYYEASALEGAGRFQQFFSITLPLIWNNIRTTLTFFIISTINLSFLLVQSMTGGGPDGSTEVFLSYMYKQAYTNSSYGYGMAIGVVIFLFSFALSAIVSRITKREVLEF from the coding sequence ATGAATAAAAAGAAAGAGAAAAGGATATTTATTTTTGTTTGTACAGCACCAGCAGTGATTTTATTATCCATCTTTATGATTGTACCTACAATTGAGGTATTTAGGATGTCTCTTTATAAGTGGGGAGGATTTTCTAATAATAAGGTGTTTGTTGGGTTAGATAATTTCAAAATTTTATGGAATGATATGAATTTTATTCGGGCACTGCAAAACAGTATTGTTTTAATTGTAATTGTTACACTCATCACCATGGTTGCAGCGATTTTATTTGCTACGTTGTTAACGAGAGAAAATATGAAGGGAAATAATTTTTTTCGAGTTATTTTCTATATCCCTAATATTTTGTCCATTGTGGTTATTGCTGGAATTTTCTCAGCCATTTACGATCCAACTACTGGATTGTTGAATAATCTTCTTGCGTTATTTAATCTAGAAAGTCTTCAGAAAATGTGGCTCGGCAATCAAAAGATAGCTATCTACAGCATAGGAGCAGCGTTGGTTTGGCAAGCGATTGGTTATTATATGGTGATGTACATGTCAAGTATAGCAAGTATTCCGGAAAGTTACTATGAGGCTTCTGCTTTGGAAGGAGCGGGACGATTCCAGCAATTTTTCAGCATTACGTTACCGTTGATTTGGAATAACATTCGAACCACATTAACCTTCTTCATAATCAGTACGATTAATTTAAGCTTTCTACTTGTCCAATCGATGACCGGCGGTGGGCCTGACGGATCGACAGAAGTTTTTTTAAGCTACATGTATAAGCAGGCATACACCAATTCTTCATACGGGTATGGTATGGCCATTGGAGTAGTGATTTTCCTATTTTCATTTGCGTTATCTGCGATTGTAAGCCGGATCACCAAACGAGAAGTGCTAGAGTTTTAA
- a CDS encoding sulfite oxidase gives MTKQLRFKGGIHLTNSDSKKVKPYLITKTLVPENQETPIHFVAEDLVSDKLFYRRNHFPYPAFSSSFYFLPIDGHVQNPSVFSLEQIYAMPSKTIKVVLECSGDKRELFKPKVFGEQMGKGAISQGIWKGVPLRTLLQYAGMLDHTKEIVFEGYDNGPRTDSNNVYNFTRSLPIEKALDEDTIIAYEYNNHPLSFKHGFPLRLIVPGWYGMASVKWIKKIVVIEKEFKGPFQTVDYIYYPNQENDSGKFPVTTINVNSTIQFPLDRQLLNTGIYKINGIAWTGEGKIATVEISMDGGQTWDPCKLSNTPKKHAWVRWTYTWNALKKGEYTIKTRATDTEGNRQPGKPLWNRKGYGYNAIDKITVKVE, from the coding sequence ATGACAAAACAACTTCGTTTTAAAGGAGGTATTCATCTGACAAATTCAGATTCAAAGAAAGTTAAACCTTATCTTATTACTAAAACGTTGGTACCAGAAAATCAAGAAACACCTATTCATTTTGTTGCTGAAGATCTGGTATCTGATAAATTATTTTATAGAAGAAATCATTTTCCTTACCCTGCTTTTTCATCATCCTTTTATTTTCTTCCAATCGACGGGCATGTACAGAATCCTTCCGTTTTTTCATTAGAACAGATTTACGCTATGCCATCAAAAACCATTAAAGTCGTTTTAGAATGTTCTGGTGATAAGCGGGAACTTTTCAAACCAAAGGTGTTTGGGGAGCAAATGGGAAAAGGTGCAATCAGTCAAGGAATTTGGAAAGGCGTACCCCTGAGAACATTATTACAATACGCAGGAATGCTCGATCATACAAAAGAAATTGTTTTTGAAGGGTATGATAATGGTCCAAGAACTGACTCTAACAACGTATATAATTTCACACGAAGCCTGCCGATAGAAAAAGCTCTCGATGAAGATACCATTATCGCCTATGAATATAATAACCACCCTTTATCCTTCAAACACGGGTTCCCACTTAGATTAATAGTACCCGGATGGTATGGAATGGCGTCTGTAAAATGGATAAAGAAAATCGTTGTCATAGAAAAGGAATTTAAAGGCCCATTCCAAACAGTCGATTACATTTACTATCCAAACCAAGAAAACGATAGTGGGAAATTTCCTGTCACGACTATAAACGTTAACTCAACCATCCAATTCCCCCTAGATAGACAATTATTGAACACTGGAATTTATAAAATAAACGGAATAGCCTGGACAGGCGAAGGAAAAATTGCCACGGTAGAAATAAGTATGGATGGTGGTCAAACTTGGGATCCATGCAAGCTTTCTAACACACCTAAAAAACATGCTTGGGTTCGTTGGACTTATACATGGAACGCTTTGAAAAAAGGAGAGTACACCATAAAAACAAGAGCTACCGATACCGAAGGCAATCGTCAACCAGGGAAACCCCTATGGAATAGAAAAGGCTATGGTTACAATGCTATAGATAAGATTACCGTTAAAGTCGAATAA
- a CDS encoding AraC family transcriptional regulator, producing MSNEIYEIPPSKRGHLPVKLLYVTKSKYGKDWYSINHTHHFTELLYITKGKGTFIYSNKEVSIKEYDLIVINPNIEHTEKSSSDYPLEYIVLGIQGLAFSAADDPGSQVSFFNYKQEHDITLFLQQLMKEVLNQKEDYELIIENILEIVLLKMMRTKNFSLEKTSSEKISKDMAYIKNYIKQHFREEINLDTLAEVGHINKYYLSHSFKKAFGVSPIEYLIQMRIRESKILLETTNYPISNISAITGFSSQSFFAQSFKRVTNMSPSQYRNTKNSKKSKPRKAQTKQ from the coding sequence TTGTCTAATGAGATCTATGAGATTCCACCATCTAAACGAGGCCATCTGCCAGTAAAACTTCTCTATGTAACCAAATCAAAATATGGAAAAGACTGGTACAGCATCAACCATACGCATCACTTTACGGAACTCTTGTATATTACCAAGGGAAAAGGTACCTTTATCTACTCCAATAAAGAAGTATCCATCAAAGAATATGATTTAATCGTTATCAACCCGAATATTGAGCACACAGAGAAGTCCAGCTCGGATTATCCCCTCGAATATATTGTTCTTGGTATCCAAGGACTTGCCTTTTCAGCAGCTGATGACCCGGGATCACAAGTCTCATTTTTCAATTATAAACAAGAACATGACATCACACTCTTTTTACAGCAGTTGATGAAAGAAGTACTAAACCAAAAAGAAGATTACGAGTTAATTATTGAAAATATTTTAGAGATTGTACTACTCAAAATGATGAGGACAAAAAACTTTTCCCTAGAGAAAACTTCTTCTGAAAAAATCAGTAAAGACATGGCCTATATCAAAAATTATATTAAGCAGCATTTTCGTGAAGAAATCAATTTAGATACTTTAGCTGAAGTTGGACATATCAACAAATATTACCTTTCTCATTCATTCAAGAAGGCCTTTGGTGTTTCACCGATTGAATACCTCATCCAAATGCGTATTCGAGAAAGTAAGATATTATTGGAAACTACTAACTACCCAATATCTAATATCTCAGCCATTACTGGATTTTCTTCTCAATCATTTTTTGCACAGTCATTTAAACGCGTAACAAATATGTCTCCTTCACAATACCGAAATACCAAAAATAGCAAAAAAAGCAAACCAAGAAAAGCGCAAACAAAACAGTGA
- a CDS encoding ROK family protein, translating into MKKAIGIDIGGTKIAAGIISESGELLTRAEVKSDLTGRERMFEQVVKAVEQALEGSQFSDLEGIGVGVPGKVDRDKGIAVFQNNLPWKQFPISSRLLEQFGVVKSIKIDNDVYMAGFAEWKAAQGGTNETFVYVTISTGIACSIIHHGSFFRGAGFAGELGLIPVLSKKGNQRLETISAGPGIQNIAGIPTKEVFSGYLNGSQDYQFIIDEVTGHLAQGLYSISCLIDPHRMVFGGSVIQNNPFLLELIKEKLKNYQLPEQQHFLEQMSISTLAQNNGVIGAGLRVFERI; encoded by the coding sequence ATGAAAAAGGCAATCGGCATTGATATTGGAGGAACGAAGATTGCAGCGGGAATTATTTCAGAATCAGGAGAATTGCTTACCCGCGCAGAAGTGAAAAGTGATCTCACCGGTCGTGAAAGAATGTTTGAGCAAGTTGTCAAAGCGGTTGAACAAGCTCTTGAAGGTTCGCAATTTTCTGATCTTGAAGGCATTGGTGTGGGAGTCCCAGGTAAAGTGGATCGCGATAAAGGAATCGCTGTTTTTCAAAACAATTTGCCGTGGAAGCAGTTTCCAATCTCATCCCGATTACTGGAGCAATTTGGTGTCGTCAAGTCAATAAAGATTGATAACGATGTGTATATGGCGGGTTTTGCCGAGTGGAAAGCAGCACAAGGAGGAACAAATGAGACCTTTGTCTATGTGACAATCAGTACAGGAATCGCATGTTCAATCATCCATCATGGCTCCTTTTTTAGAGGAGCAGGTTTTGCGGGGGAACTGGGCCTGATTCCTGTTCTTTCAAAGAAAGGGAATCAACGGCTAGAAACTATCTCTGCTGGTCCAGGGATCCAGAATATAGCAGGTATACCAACCAAAGAAGTCTTTAGTGGATACTTAAATGGTTCACAGGACTATCAGTTCATCATCGATGAGGTTACAGGTCATTTAGCACAAGGACTCTATTCTATTTCTTGTTTAATCGATCCGCATAGAATGGTTTTCGGCGGCAGTGTCATTCAAAACAATCCATTTTTACTGGAGTTAATTAAAGAGAAACTTAAAAACTATCAGCTTCCAGAACAGCAGCATTTCTTAGAACAGATGAGCATTAGTACATTAGCTCAGAATAATGGTGTTATTGGTGCCGGATTACGAGTATTCGAAAGAATCTAA
- a CDS encoding DUF6903 family protein, which yields MKSSLIVILKIVIFISCLSLIIIGQKTVGKLELGMMLLGLAGLLGLLYNYNRKYV from the coding sequence ATGAAGAGTAGTCTTATAGTTATTTTAAAGATTGTTATTTTTATTAGTTGTCTATCTTTAATTATTATTGGACAAAAAACAGTCGGTAAACTTGAATTAGGCATGATGTTATTGGGGTTAGCCGGACTCTTAGGGCTCCTTTACAATTACAATCGGAAATATGTATAA
- a CDS encoding beta-galactosidase — translation MITYDKNSWKIRNEKIFILSAAIHYFRLPKAEWNEVLDKAKEGGCNTIETYIPWNFHEMNEGEWDFSGDKDVAHFFQLCADKGLYVIARPGPYICAEWDFGGLPWWLSTKEGIQYRSADSLFLNYVDKYFDQVIPIISEFQLTKKGTVIMVQIENEFQAYGKPDKVYMEYLRDGMAERGIEVPFVTCYGAVDGAVEFRNFWSGADQAADILNERFIDQPKGVMEFWIGWFEQWGGNKADQKTPEQLEFECYQLLSNGFTAINYYMYFGGTNFDHWGGRTVGEQTFSTTSYDYDAAIDEYLQPTRKYEILKRFHAFVNWLTPVFTNTYLTETELKLPSMLKSRSVFSPHGEVLFIENNRHERVQSQMVLDGVIVPFTIEANAILPIVRDVKVGENFTIKTLTGQTTGFDAKMANVYHENGQCSSMVLIFHKEVNIHCPLPNRFDIDEDGLVTFHLFHGKVPQTVQFTFLDGTSYSIEVSSREYLEKAAPLLEESTASYVLHWESANEKLCFLNGNVKLTEKPLDFSQFGQFSGYLGYESEFHSEETINKTVIFTRIEDPVMVFCNQKYIGKLNKIGAASIEIPLEKGKNTLTCLVQNMGRFNFTQAIGEPKGMSDSPALNGQYLPLLKGWQVDGCGIEHTLLQIPEIEGRIGFLKSFFNDGYNRAILVGEGVSRVQVNGKTVNMLMESQSAWSRNSAVHGVADISHSLKHGENIIDLDVQNISSISRFDLYLYKEENQLKQWKTKSFAQLQEEKQWTAGNSQTISPRWYKSYFDWKPENGLIVKIQFDQMSKGCFWVNGHCLGRYWNIGPQEEYKIPASLLEEKNEIVIFDEDGVSPNQVIISSYKTNGNSISIGE, via the coding sequence ATGATTACTTATGATAAAAACAGTTGGAAGATTCGTAATGAAAAAATCTTCATCCTGTCAGCAGCCATTCACTATTTCCGTTTGCCTAAAGCTGAATGGAACGAAGTCTTAGACAAGGCAAAAGAAGGGGGATGCAATACCATTGAAACCTACATTCCATGGAATTTTCATGAAATGAATGAAGGTGAATGGGATTTCTCCGGCGATAAGGATGTAGCACACTTTTTTCAATTATGCGCTGACAAAGGATTGTACGTGATTGCAAGACCGGGCCCATACATTTGTGCGGAATGGGATTTTGGAGGACTACCATGGTGGCTCTCAACGAAAGAGGGAATTCAATATCGTTCCGCAGATTCTTTATTTTTAAACTATGTTGATAAATATTTTGATCAGGTCATACCCATTATTAGTGAATTTCAATTGACGAAAAAGGGAACCGTTATTATGGTCCAAATTGAAAATGAGTTCCAGGCATATGGAAAACCAGATAAAGTCTATATGGAATATTTGCGTGACGGTATGGCGGAAAGAGGTATTGAAGTACCTTTTGTTACCTGTTATGGAGCTGTTGATGGTGCTGTTGAGTTCCGTAATTTTTGGTCGGGTGCCGATCAAGCTGCGGATATATTAAACGAACGGTTTATTGATCAGCCAAAAGGGGTCATGGAATTTTGGATTGGTTGGTTTGAGCAGTGGGGAGGAAATAAAGCAGATCAAAAAACACCTGAGCAGCTTGAATTTGAGTGTTATCAGTTGTTGAGTAATGGATTCACTGCGATTAATTATTACATGTATTTTGGAGGGACTAATTTTGATCATTGGGGTGGGAGAACCGTTGGAGAACAGACTTTTTCTACGACCTCATACGATTATGATGCAGCCATTGATGAATACTTACAGCCGACAAGGAAGTATGAAATATTAAAACGATTTCATGCATTTGTAAACTGGCTGACCCCAGTTTTTACAAACACATATTTAACCGAAACAGAATTAAAGCTTCCTAGTATGTTAAAATCCCGAAGTGTTTTTAGTCCTCATGGTGAAGTACTATTTATTGAAAATAATCGTCATGAACGAGTTCAATCCCAGATGGTATTAGATGGCGTAATCGTTCCATTTACAATTGAAGCTAATGCCATATTACCAATTGTTCGTGATGTGAAAGTAGGGGAAAATTTCACAATAAAAACACTCACTGGGCAGACGACAGGCTTCGACGCCAAAATGGCCAATGTTTATCACGAAAATGGGCAATGTTCTTCTATGGTTTTGATTTTTCATAAAGAGGTGAATATTCACTGTCCACTGCCAAATCGTTTTGATATCGATGAAGATGGTCTCGTTACGTTTCATCTCTTTCATGGTAAGGTGCCGCAAACTGTTCAATTTACCTTTTTAGATGGTACCAGCTATTCTATTGAAGTTTCTTCAAGAGAATATTTGGAAAAGGCGGCTCCTCTTTTGGAAGAGAGCACAGCAAGCTATGTTTTACATTGGGAATCCGCTAACGAAAAACTGTGTTTTTTAAACGGAAACGTTAAGCTCACTGAAAAACCACTCGATTTCAGTCAGTTTGGTCAATTTAGTGGATATTTAGGTTATGAAAGTGAATTTCACTCAGAAGAAACGATTAATAAGACGGTGATTTTTACGAGAATTGAGGACCCAGTCATGGTCTTCTGCAATCAAAAATATATAGGTAAACTCAATAAAATTGGAGCGGCATCGATCGAGATCCCTCTTGAAAAAGGAAAAAACACGTTAACCTGCCTTGTCCAAAATATGGGGCGATTCAATTTTACTCAGGCTATTGGAGAACCAAAAGGGATGAGTGATTCTCCTGCTCTTAACGGACAATATCTCCCTTTACTTAAAGGATGGCAAGTGGATGGGTGTGGTATTGAGCATACCTTATTACAAATACCTGAAATTGAAGGGCGGATTGGTTTTCTTAAATCCTTCTTCAATGATGGCTATAACCGGGCTATTCTAGTTGGCGAAGGAGTTTCACGGGTCCAAGTAAATGGAAAAACAGTAAACATGCTTATGGAAAGCCAATCGGCCTGGTCAAGAAACAGTGCTGTCCATGGAGTGGCTGATATCAGTCATAGCTTAAAACATGGAGAAAATATAATAGACTTAGATGTTCAGAATATTTCTAGTATCAGTCGTTTTGATCTTTATTTATATAAAGAAGAGAACCAACTTAAACAGTGGAAAACAAAGTCATTTGCCCAACTGCAAGAGGAAAAGCAGTGGACAGCAGGAAATTCACAAACGATTTCTCCACGTTGGTATAAAAGTTATTTTGACTGGAAACCAGAAAACGGTCTCATTGTTAAAATTCAATTTGATCAGATGAGTAAAGGGTGTTTTTGGGTTAATGGACACTGCTTAGGTCGGTACTGGAACATTGGACCACAGGAGGAATATAAGATTCCAGCTTCATTGTTAGAAGAAAAAAATGAAATCGTTATTTTTGATGAAGATGGTGTAAGTCCAAATCAAGTCATTATTAGTTCGTATAAAACAAATGGCAATAGTATTTCTATAGGGGAGTAA